A genomic stretch from Lysobacter ciconiae includes:
- a CDS encoding GIY-YIG nuclease family protein: MAWFVYLLECRNGAVYTGITTDIPRRFGQHLAGKGARYTRANPPIRLLAQFACPDRGSASRAEYAIKRLPTAAKRALCDAGQDAGERLFTRIAHLHR; this comes from the coding sequence ATGGCCTGGTTCGTCTACCTGCTGGAGTGCCGCAACGGCGCGGTTTACACCGGGATCACCACGGATATCCCGCGCCGGTTCGGCCAGCACCTTGCCGGCAAGGGTGCCCGGTACACGCGCGCCAACCCGCCCATCCGGCTGCTTGCCCAGTTTGCCTGTCCCGACCGCGGCAGCGCTAGCCGCGCGGAGTACGCCATCAAGCGCCTTCCAACGGCCGCCAAGCGCGCCTTGTGCGACGCCGGGCAGGACGCGGGCGAGCGCCTGTTCACCCGCATCGCACATCTGCATCGGTAG
- a CDS encoding RNA-binding S4 domain-containing protein: MESLEFELDDGHEYVELNQLLKLVGLCDSGGIGKQIVASGAVAVDGKVELRKTCKIRAGQVVSVEGAEVRVLPAAV, from the coding sequence ATGGAATCACTGGAATTCGAACTCGATGACGGCCACGAGTACGTGGAACTGAACCAGCTGCTGAAGCTGGTCGGACTGTGCGACAGCGGCGGCATCGGCAAGCAGATCGTTGCCAGCGGCGCGGTCGCCGTGGACGGGAAGGTCGAGCTGCGCAAGACCTGCAAGATACGCGCGGGCCAGGTGGTCAGCGTGGAAGGGGCCGAAGTCCGGGTGCTGCCTGCCGCCGTCTAA
- a CDS encoding peptidylprolyl isomerase: MLTSTVLSSALLSSVLVGACIGLPTAHAAQAQTPAVSDAPIKAPSVSEILAASPDADWRTPDPGNILYMDVAGGRVVIELAPGFAPEHVANIRTLAREHFWDDLSIYRAQDNFVVQFGDPDAGELGARSLGGARTHLPAEFERPAAGLAFTALADSDGWAPQVGFVDGFPAAQDPAGGSAWMTHCYGALGAGRDMAADSSNGAELYVVIGQSPRQLDRNITLVGRVVRGMEFLSATPRGPEPMGVYDNPARRTPIATIRLASELPADQRERLQLLRTDSATFAAVTEARRNRRDDWYKSSAGHIDLCNVPLPVREMPEG, from the coding sequence CTGCTGACGTCTACCGTGTTGTCGTCGGCCCTGCTCTCATCCGTCCTGGTGGGCGCCTGCATCGGCTTGCCAACGGCACACGCAGCCCAGGCGCAAACGCCAGCCGTCTCCGATGCTCCAATCAAGGCCCCGTCGGTCAGCGAGATCCTCGCCGCTTCACCGGACGCGGACTGGCGCACGCCCGATCCCGGCAACATCCTGTATATGGACGTGGCCGGCGGACGCGTGGTCATCGAACTGGCGCCCGGCTTCGCGCCCGAGCACGTGGCCAATATCCGCACCCTCGCCCGTGAACACTTCTGGGACGACCTGAGCATCTACCGTGCCCAGGACAACTTCGTGGTGCAGTTCGGCGATCCGGATGCCGGCGAGCTCGGCGCCCGCTCGCTGGGCGGTGCACGGACCCACCTGCCGGCGGAGTTTGAGCGCCCCGCGGCGGGGCTTGCATTCACCGCCCTCGCCGATTCCGATGGCTGGGCGCCGCAGGTCGGCTTTGTCGACGGTTTCCCTGCCGCGCAGGATCCGGCGGGTGGTAGCGCCTGGATGACGCATTGTTACGGGGCGCTCGGTGCCGGCCGTGACATGGCGGCCGATTCCAGCAATGGTGCAGAGCTTTACGTGGTCATCGGCCAATCGCCGCGCCAGCTGGATCGCAACATCACCCTGGTCGGCCGCGTCGTGCGCGGCATGGAGTTCCTGTCTGCCACCCCGCGCGGGCCGGAACCGATGGGCGTCTACGACAACCCGGCCCGACGCACCCCCATCGCGACCATCCGCCTGGCGAGCGAGCTGCCGGCCGACCAACGCGAGCGCCTGCAGTTGCTGCGGACCGACAGCGCCACGTTCGCGGCCGTCACCGAGGCCCGACGCAACCGGCGCGACGACTGGTACAAATCCAGCGCCGGCCACATCGACCTGTGCAACGTGCCGCTGCCGGTGCGCGAGATGCCGGAAGGCTGA
- a CDS encoding COG3904 family protein, producing MPSPRRISAILLALLLSACHQPPAADVGVGEVIQTRGDSRGGAVSDAEVVAADPYAAATDRSAIDWRPLALEAGQAWLSCDHDYANGEGTALRSPDYTQIRAALEPCGAGGLLRLRYQGKISDEFTALIERTVEVADTLGIHKRILDIDSTGGQIEEAIRSGDMIGASRWTIWVREGAVCHSSCVLVLAAGDMRMIAGKVGIHRMIRISSKATSRAELQEELQAVHADVREYLQRNGVAFAIADLMMTVPNRSLRLLTAQEMDLYGLEGRNAAEDDLQRIELTRRCGADFVQRKDAFFRAFDRECQAAGDQVGSMGECGLKLRERFGFPDAQCPVQSPLSEFDSAVTVPLERRSDTSHS from the coding sequence ATGCCCTCGCCCCGGCGAATTTCCGCGATCCTCCTTGCGCTGCTGCTTTCGGCCTGCCATCAACCGCCGGCCGCGGATGTTGGCGTCGGCGAAGTGATCCAGACGCGGGGTGACTCGCGCGGCGGCGCCGTGTCGGACGCGGAGGTGGTCGCCGCCGATCCCTACGCCGCGGCCACTGATCGGTCCGCGATCGACTGGCGACCGCTCGCCCTGGAAGCCGGCCAAGCGTGGCTCAGCTGCGATCACGACTACGCCAACGGCGAGGGCACCGCGCTGCGATCGCCCGACTACACGCAGATCCGCGCCGCGCTGGAACCCTGCGGCGCGGGCGGGCTGCTGCGCCTTCGCTACCAGGGCAAGATCTCGGACGAGTTCACCGCGCTCATCGAGCGCACGGTGGAGGTCGCCGACACGCTGGGCATCCACAAGCGGATTCTCGACATCGACTCCACCGGCGGCCAGATCGAGGAGGCGATCCGCTCGGGCGACATGATCGGCGCGTCCCGGTGGACGATCTGGGTGCGCGAAGGCGCGGTTTGCCACAGTTCGTGTGTGCTCGTCCTTGCGGCAGGCGACATGCGCATGATCGCCGGCAAGGTCGGCATCCACCGCATGATCCGGATCAGCTCGAAGGCCACCTCGCGCGCCGAGCTGCAGGAGGAACTGCAGGCCGTCCACGCCGACGTGCGCGAGTACCTGCAGCGCAACGGCGTGGCGTTCGCCATCGCCGACCTGATGATGACCGTGCCCAACCGCAGCCTGAGACTGCTGACCGCGCAAGAGATGGACCTGTACGGGCTGGAAGGCCGCAACGCGGCGGAGGACGACCTTCAGCGCATCGAGCTGACCCGCCGGTGCGGCGCGGATTTCGTCCAGCGCAAGGACGCCTTTTTCCGCGCCTTCGACCGCGAATGCCAGGCGGCCGGGGATCAGGTGGGGAGCATGGGCGAGTGCGGCTTGAAGCTGCGCGAGCGCTTCGGCTTTCCTGACGCCCAGTGTCCCGTGCAGAGCCCGCTGTCGGAGTTTGATTCGGCGGTCACCGTGCCGCTGGAGCGGCGCAGCGATACCTCCCACAGCTGA
- a CDS encoding polyhydroxyalkanoate depolymerase — protein sequence MLYQMHEFNRAWMAPMTYWADACAKIFGGSNTWLGKLPGADQFAAACELMYRIGKDYEKPEFGIHSIEFDGVEHPVIEREMVHKPFCRLLRFKRYTDDAGNLTEMRGQPPVLVVAPLSGHHSTLLRDTVRTMLRDHKVYITDWTDARMIPVSEGEFTLDDYIAYIQEFIRFIGADNLHVVSVCQPTVPVLAAVSLMASRGEQTPRSMVMMGGPIDPRESPTQVNELATHKPLSWFSENLIHEVPHNYPGRGRRVYPGFLQHTGFMAMNPERHAQSHMKFYQDVLNGDLDDAQSHRKFYDDYNAVLDMPAAYYLDTIQTVFQDHLLPRGLWDVAGERVDPAAITGTALMTIEGELDDISGQGQTRAAHELCTGIAEADHLHSTIEGAGHYGIFSGRRWRGQVYPQLRDFIAKYAD from the coding sequence CTGCTTTACCAGATGCACGAGTTCAACCGCGCGTGGATGGCACCGATGACCTATTGGGCCGATGCGTGCGCGAAGATTTTTGGCGGCTCCAACACGTGGCTGGGCAAGCTTCCCGGCGCCGACCAGTTCGCAGCCGCCTGCGAGCTGATGTACCGCATCGGCAAGGACTACGAGAAACCCGAGTTCGGCATCCACTCCATCGAGTTCGACGGTGTCGAGCATCCGGTGATCGAGCGCGAGATGGTGCACAAGCCGTTCTGCCGGTTGCTGCGCTTCAAGCGCTACACCGACGATGCCGGCAACCTCACCGAGATGCGCGGCCAGCCGCCCGTCCTCGTGGTCGCCCCGCTGTCGGGTCACCACAGCACGCTGCTGCGCGACACCGTGCGCACGATGCTGCGCGACCACAAGGTCTACATCACCGACTGGACCGATGCACGCATGATCCCGGTCAGCGAGGGTGAGTTCACCCTGGACGACTACATCGCCTACATCCAGGAATTCATCCGCTTCATCGGCGCCGACAACCTGCACGTGGTGAGCGTGTGCCAGCCCACGGTGCCGGTACTTGCGGCGGTTTCGCTGATGGCCTCGCGCGGCGAGCAGACCCCGCGCTCGATGGTGATGATGGGCGGGCCGATCGACCCCCGCGAGAGCCCCACCCAGGTCAACGAGCTGGCCACGCACAAGCCGCTGTCGTGGTTCAGCGAGAACCTGATCCACGAAGTCCCGCACAACTATCCGGGCCGCGGGCGTCGCGTCTATCCGGGCTTCCTCCAGCACACCGGCTTCATGGCGATGAATCCCGAGCGCCACGCTCAGTCGCACATGAAGTTCTACCAGGACGTCCTCAACGGCGACCTGGACGACGCCCAGTCGCACCGCAAGTTCTATGACGACTACAACGCGGTGCTCGACATGCCGGCGGCTTACTACCTGGACACCATCCAGACCGTGTTCCAGGACCACCTGTTGCCGCGCGGCCTGTGGGACGTCGCCGGTGAGCGCGTGGACCCGGCGGCGATCACCGGCACGGCGCTGATGACGATCGAGGGCGAACTGGATGATATTTCCGGCCAGGGCCAGACCCGCGCGGCGCACGAGCTGTGCACCGGCATCGCCGAGGCCGACCACCTGCACAGCACCATCGAGGGCGCCGGCCACTACGGCATCTTCAGCGGCCGCCGCTGGCGCGGACAGGTCTATCCGCAGCTGCGTGACTTCATCGCCAAATACGCCGACTGA
- a CDS encoding DMT family transporter, with protein sequence MTPTNKAFLQIHFCVLLWGFTAILGKVITLAALPLVWWRMLMVTAALALVPRVWRGLRAMPRRLLWAYAGIGVLVSLHWLTFYAAIKLSNASIGATCIALATVFTALVEPWLARSRFSRRDFMLGVAVLPGVALVVGGVPDGMRIGIVVGAVSALLVALFGSLNKRLVEHADPLTVTALELGAGTLALTLLAPVLPYVLPVLGDTNLLTLPSARDIGWLLVLALGCTLLPFALSLAALRHMSAFSAQLAVNLEPVYAIALAILLLGEQHELSLQFYLGVAIILIAVFIYPLLGKPRRGGHPEMLATAESKIVVD encoded by the coding sequence ATGACCCCGACCAACAAAGCCTTCCTGCAGATCCACTTCTGCGTCCTGTTGTGGGGCTTCACGGCCATCCTCGGCAAGGTGATCACGCTCGCCGCGCTGCCTCTGGTGTGGTGGCGGATGCTGATGGTGACGGCAGCGCTGGCGCTGGTGCCGCGGGTGTGGCGCGGACTGCGCGCGATGCCCCGCCGGCTGCTGTGGGCCTACGCCGGCATCGGGGTGTTGGTATCACTGCACTGGCTGACCTTCTACGCCGCGATCAAGCTGTCCAACGCCTCCATCGGCGCGACGTGCATTGCGCTGGCCACCGTCTTCACTGCGCTGGTCGAGCCGTGGCTGGCGCGCAGCCGGTTCTCGCGGCGCGACTTCATGCTCGGCGTGGCCGTCCTGCCCGGAGTGGCCTTGGTGGTCGGCGGTGTGCCTGACGGCATGCGCATCGGCATTGTCGTCGGCGCGGTGTCGGCGTTGCTGGTGGCGCTGTTCGGTTCGCTTAACAAGCGCCTGGTCGAGCATGCCGATCCGCTGACCGTGACCGCGCTGGAACTGGGCGCGGGCACCCTGGCGCTGACGCTGCTGGCACCGGTGCTGCCGTATGTCCTGCCGGTGCTGGGCGATACCAACCTGCTCACGCTGCCCAGCGCGCGCGACATCGGCTGGCTGCTCGTGCTGGCGTTGGGCTGCACGCTGTTGCCGTTCGCGCTGTCACTGGCGGCGCTGCGCCACATGAGTGCGTTCTCGGCGCAACTGGCGGTCAACCTGGAACCGGTCTACGCCATCGCACTGGCCATCCTCCTGCTGGGCGAGCAGCACGAGCTGAGCCTGCAGTTCTACCTCGGGGTGGCGATCATCCTGATCGCGGTGTTCATCTACCCGCTGCTGGGCAAGCCGCGTCGCGGCGGGCATCCGGAGATGCTTGCCACCGCCGAGTCGAAGATCGTCGTCGACTAG
- a CDS encoding VOC family protein, with the protein MANSTIIPCLQYRNAHVAIDWLCEAFGFRRLSVHADERYVHHAQLVLEGGMVMLASARDEFAANDPVDRWRLRMVQPDQIGGRETQTSCVVVRDPDAHYARAIAAGAEIIRDIANQDYGGRGYGCLDIEGHMWWFGSYDPWLSLDEPEGETRAAVH; encoded by the coding sequence ATGGCCAACAGCACGATCATCCCGTGCCTGCAGTACCGCAACGCCCACGTCGCGATCGACTGGTTGTGTGAAGCGTTCGGATTCAGGCGCCTGTCCGTCCACGCCGACGAGCGCTACGTCCACCACGCGCAGCTGGTTCTTGAGGGCGGCATGGTGATGCTGGCTTCGGCGCGCGACGAGTTCGCCGCCAACGACCCGGTCGATCGCTGGCGGCTGCGCATGGTCCAGCCCGACCAGATCGGCGGACGCGAGACCCAGACCAGTTGCGTCGTGGTGCGCGATCCGGACGCGCATTACGCGCGCGCGATCGCCGCCGGCGCGGAAATCATCCGCGACATCGCCAACCAGGACTACGGCGGACGCGGCTACGGCTGCCTGGATATTGAAGGCCACATGTGGTGGTTTGGCAGTTACGACCCCTGGCTGTCGCTCGACGAGCCCGAGGGCGAGACCCGCGCAGCGGTTCACTAG
- the upp gene encoding uracil phosphoribosyltransferase, translated as MKIVEVRHPLVQHKLGLMRRADNSTKSFRELSSEVATLLTYEATADLETEAVEIQGWAGTSLTVRRIKGRKITLVPILRAGIGMLPGVLELIPAAKVSVVGMARDEETLGAVAYYEKLVGNMHDRTALILDPMLATGGTLIATVDMLKAAGATRIKGLFLVAAPEGLRAAEAAHPDLEIYTASIDDRLNERGYILPGLGDAGDKIFGTSAD; from the coding sequence ATGAAGATTGTCGAAGTCCGCCATCCGCTGGTGCAGCACAAGCTCGGGCTGATGCGCCGCGCCGACAACAGCACCAAATCCTTCCGCGAGCTGTCGTCCGAAGTGGCGACGCTGCTGACCTACGAGGCGACGGCAGACCTGGAGACCGAGGCGGTCGAGATCCAGGGCTGGGCCGGAACATCGCTTACGGTTCGGCGGATCAAGGGTCGCAAGATCACCCTGGTGCCGATCCTGCGCGCCGGCATCGGCATGCTGCCGGGCGTGCTGGAATTGATCCCCGCCGCCAAGGTGAGCGTGGTCGGCATGGCGCGCGACGAAGAGACGCTCGGCGCTGTGGCCTACTACGAGAAGCTGGTCGGCAACATGCACGACCGCACCGCCTTGATTCTGGACCCCATGCTGGCCACCGGCGGCACATTGATCGCGACGGTCGACATGCTCAAGGCCGCCGGGGCGACTCGAATCAAGGGATTGTTCCTCGTCGCCGCGCCGGAGGGCCTGCGGGCAGCCGAAGCCGCGCACCCGGACCTGGAGATCTACACCGCGTCGATCGACGACCGTCTCAACGAGCGAGGCTACATCCTGCCGGGCCTCGGCGATGCCGGTGACAAGATCTTCGGGACCAGCGCGGACTGA
- the dbpA gene encoding ATP-dependent RNA helicase DbpA yields the protein MTSHDPQHAFASLDLSAQLLQGVDALGYTQLTPVQAQALPAILEGRDVIAQAPTGSGKTAAFGLGVLSRVDATRIQTQALVLCPTRELADQVGRQLRKLALGIPNLKLSVLCGGMPLAPQLASLATHDPQVVVGTPGRIQELLRKKALHLRGVHTLVLDEADRMLDMGFEDQIREIVGKLPADRQGLMFSATFPDAIRTLAGAMLRTPLQVTVESSESPTRIRQLFYEVEPGRKTPLLAALLLQFRPESCVVFCNMRRDTEEVVASLAHYGFTALALHGDMEQRDRDEILLRFANRSCSVLVASDVAARGLDVEDLAAVVNYELPTDADTYVHRIGRTGRAGREGLALSLCAPAEVSRADMIALHTGTPLEWVRATPLAGKAAGVVPAAMVTLRIDGGKTDKLRPGDIVGALTGDAGLPSSAIGKIDVFARRSYVAVARGKADAALARLREGRIKNRRFRIQRI from the coding sequence ATGACCAGCCACGACCCCCAGCACGCCTTCGCCAGCCTCGATCTGTCCGCCCAGCTTTTGCAGGGTGTGGACGCACTGGGCTATACCCAGCTCACTCCGGTACAGGCGCAGGCCCTGCCGGCAATCCTGGAGGGACGCGACGTCATCGCCCAGGCGCCGACCGGCAGCGGCAAGACCGCGGCGTTCGGACTCGGTGTCCTCAGCCGGGTGGATGCGACCCGGATCCAGACCCAGGCACTGGTGCTTTGTCCGACCCGTGAGCTCGCCGACCAGGTCGGACGGCAGCTGCGGAAGCTGGCGCTGGGTATTCCCAACCTGAAGCTGTCGGTGCTGTGCGGCGGCATGCCGCTGGCGCCTCAGCTGGCGTCGCTGGCCACCCACGATCCCCAGGTGGTGGTCGGCACGCCGGGGCGGATCCAGGAGCTGCTGCGCAAGAAGGCGCTGCATCTTCGCGGCGTGCATACGCTGGTGCTGGATGAGGCGGACCGCATGCTCGACATGGGCTTCGAGGACCAGATCCGCGAGATCGTCGGCAAGCTGCCCGCAGATCGGCAGGGCCTGATGTTCTCGGCGACGTTCCCGGACGCGATCCGCACCCTGGCCGGCGCGATGCTGCGCACGCCGCTGCAGGTCACTGTGGAATCGTCGGAAAGCCCGACCCGCATCCGCCAGCTGTTCTACGAAGTGGAGCCGGGCCGCAAGACGCCGCTGCTGGCGGCGCTGCTGCTGCAGTTCCGCCCGGAGTCGTGTGTGGTGTTCTGCAACATGCGCCGTGACACCGAGGAGGTCGTGGCTTCGCTTGCCCACTACGGATTCACGGCGCTGGCGCTGCACGGCGACATGGAGCAGCGCGATCGTGACGAGATCCTGCTGCGCTTTGCCAACCGCAGTTGCAGCGTGCTGGTCGCCAGTGACGTCGCCGCGCGCGGGCTGGATGTCGAGGACCTGGCCGCGGTGGTCAACTATGAGCTGCCGACGGACGCCGACACCTACGTGCACCGGATCGGGCGCACCGGTCGCGCCGGCCGGGAAGGGCTGGCGCTGAGCCTTTGTGCTCCCGCGGAAGTGTCGCGCGCCGACATGATCGCCCTGCATACCGGCACGCCGCTGGAGTGGGTGCGCGCAACACCGCTTGCCGGGAAGGCCGCCGGTGTGGTGCCGGCGGCGATGGTCACCTTGCGCATCGACGGCGGCAAGACCGACAAGCTGCGACCGGGCGACATCGTCGGCGCGCTGACCGGAGATGCGGGCCTGCCGTCGTCGGCGATCGGCAAGATCGACGTGTTCGCCAGGCGCTCCTATGTCGCCGTCGCCCGCGGCAAGGCCGACGCGGCGCTGGCCCGCCTGCGCGAAGGCAGGATCAAGAACCGGCGCTTCCGCATCCAGCGGATCTGA
- a CDS encoding BON domain-containing protein, translating into MVFQQGAVGAALTRRRPAVSGNNVADDLKSMAQDVADLGAGYVRMGRRWLEMQRRQVSGAYDGMASREVPPQPGEGRSHRRAGPHGSARGSYSGAGAGPDTYLDDDLSPGYASPGRTQPPFGDITGGSDSDYLPPGSASYGRASYRGVGPKNYTRSDQRITEDVCERLTRCEHVDPSDVSVNVSGGVVSLTGTVRERWMKHRIEDLAAACDGVRSVENRVQVPTADRPSEGVSAGDSTLPETDL; encoded by the coding sequence ATGGTGTTCCAGCAAGGCGCCGTCGGCGCTGCGTTGACCAGAAGGAGGCCTGCCGTGAGTGGAAACAACGTCGCAGATGATCTGAAATCGATGGCCCAGGATGTGGCCGACCTGGGCGCCGGATACGTCCGCATGGGGCGGCGCTGGCTGGAGATGCAGCGCAGGCAGGTGTCGGGCGCCTACGACGGCATGGCCAGCCGCGAAGTGCCGCCGCAGCCGGGCGAGGGACGTAGCCATCGCCGCGCCGGTCCGCACGGCTCGGCACGCGGGTCGTACAGCGGGGCAGGGGCAGGACCGGACACTTATCTGGACGATGACCTCAGTCCCGGCTACGCGTCGCCCGGACGCACCCAGCCCCCGTTTGGGGACATCACCGGTGGTAGCGACTCCGATTACCTGCCGCCGGGCAGCGCGTCCTATGGGCGCGCGAGCTATCGCGGCGTCGGACCGAAAAACTACACGCGCTCCGACCAGCGCATCACCGAAGACGTGTGCGAACGGCTCACCCGATGCGAGCATGTGGATCCCAGCGATGTCTCGGTCAATGTGTCCGGCGGGGTGGTTTCGCTGACCGGCACCGTCCGCGAGCGCTGGATGAAGCACCGGATCGAGGACCTTGCAGCCGCCTGCGACGGTGTCCGAAGCGTGGAAAACAGGGTTCAGGTACCGACGGCGGATCGGCCTTCCGAGGGTGTCTCGGCGGGAGATTCCACGTTGCCGGAAACGGACCTCTAG
- the htpG gene encoding molecular chaperone HtpG, whose translation MSTTTETRKFEAEVAQVLHLVTHSLYSHKEIFLRELISNASDACDKLRFEAIANPALNAGEGELHIDISWDKDARTISIADNGIGMSRDEVVANIGTIASSGTRRFLEAMGNEQKADARLIGQFGVGFYSAYVVADKVTVLSRRADAPANEGVKWESDGKGEYTLDTVELPERGTTVTLHLKADEDEFLADWKLRSLISRYSDHVAFPIRMQKPGNEAADDESGEPSKDDSAAPQWETINAASALWTKPRSDISDEDYQSFYKSLGHDFNDALAWTHNRVEGSQSFTTLLYLPSQPPFDLMMGGRDERKGLKLYIKRVFVMDAAEELLPNYLRFVRGVIDADDLPLNVSRELLQQNRQLDRIKSACVKRVLDLIETLARDEPEKFATFYKAFGNTLKEGIGEDHANRERIAKLLRFASTKGEAGKQVVSLDDYIGRMATGQDTIWYITAESHAAAFGSPQLEAFKAKDIEVLLMSDRIDEWMLGSLTEYDDRKLQNVAKGELPLDEADKAKQEEAAKSAEPLVARLKTLLGDRVSDVRVSARLTDSPSCLALADFDMAPHFARMLREAGQQMPESKPTLEINPQHELLKRVEAESDDAKAADLATLLLEQAEISAGAPLPDPAAFVQRMNRVLLAG comes from the coding sequence ATGAGCACAACGACAGAAACACGCAAATTCGAAGCCGAGGTCGCCCAGGTCCTGCACCTGGTCACGCACTCGCTCTACTCGCACAAGGAGATCTTCCTGCGCGAGCTGATCTCCAACGCCTCCGACGCCTGCGACAAGCTGCGCTTCGAGGCGATCGCCAATCCCGCGCTGAATGCCGGCGAGGGCGAGCTGCACATCGACATCAGCTGGGACAAGGACGCGCGCACGATCAGCATCGCCGACAACGGCATCGGCATGAGCCGCGACGAGGTGGTCGCCAACATCGGCACCATCGCCAGCTCCGGCACGCGCCGGTTCCTGGAGGCCATGGGCAACGAGCAGAAGGCCGATGCGCGCCTGATCGGCCAGTTCGGCGTGGGCTTCTATTCCGCCTACGTGGTCGCCGACAAGGTGACCGTCCTCAGCCGCCGCGCCGACGCGCCCGCCAACGAGGGCGTGAAGTGGGAAAGCGATGGCAAGGGCGAGTACACCCTGGACACCGTCGAGCTGCCCGAGCGCGGCACCACGGTAACGCTGCACCTGAAAGCCGATGAGGACGAATTCCTTGCCGACTGGAAGCTGCGCTCGCTGATCAGCCGCTATTCGGACCACGTCGCCTTCCCGATCCGCATGCAGAAGCCCGGCAACGAGGCGGCGGATGACGAATCCGGAGAGCCGAGCAAGGACGACAGCGCCGCGCCGCAGTGGGAGACCATCAATGCCGCCTCGGCGCTGTGGACCAAGCCCCGCAGCGACATCAGCGACGAGGACTACCAGAGCTTCTACAAGTCGCTCGGCCACGACTTCAACGATGCGCTGGCCTGGACCCACAACCGCGTGGAGGGCAGCCAGAGCTTCACCACCCTGCTCTACCTGCCCTCGCAGCCGCCGTTCGACCTGATGATGGGCGGACGCGACGAGCGCAAGGGCCTGAAGCTGTACATCAAGCGCGTGTTCGTCATGGACGCCGCCGAGGAGCTGCTGCCCAACTACCTGCGCTTCGTGCGCGGCGTGATCGACGCCGACGACCTGCCGCTCAACGTCAGCCGCGAGCTGCTGCAGCAGAACCGCCAGCTGGACCGGATCAAGTCGGCCTGCGTGAAGCGCGTGCTCGACCTGATCGAGACGCTGGCCCGCGACGAGCCTGAGAAATTCGCCACCTTCTACAAGGCCTTTGGCAACACGCTCAAGGAAGGCATCGGCGAGGACCACGCCAACCGCGAGCGCATCGCCAAGCTCCTGCGTTTTGCGTCCACCAAGGGCGAGGCCGGCAAGCAGGTCGTGTCGCTGGACGACTACATCGGTCGCATGGCGACCGGCCAGGACACCATCTGGTACATCACCGCGGAGAGCCACGCCGCCGCGTTCGGCAGCCCGCAACTGGAAGCGTTCAAAGCCAAGGACATCGAAGTGCTGCTGATGTCCGACCGCATCGACGAGTGGATGCTCGGCTCGCTGACCGAGTACGACGACAGGAAGCTGCAGAACGTCGCCAAGGGCGAGCTGCCGCTGGACGAGGCGGACAAGGCGAAACAGGAAGAGGCGGCCAAGTCCGCTGAACCGCTGGTCGCCCGGCTGAAAACCCTGCTCGGTGATCGGGTCAGCGATGTCCGGGTATCGGCGCGACTGACCGACTCGCCGTCCTGCCTGGCGCTGGCCGATTTCGACATGGCCCCGCACTTCGCCCGCATGCTGCGCGAAGCCGGCCAGCAGATGCCCGAGAGCAAGCCGACCCTGGAGATCAACCCGCAGCACGAGCTGCTCAAGCGCGTCGAGGCCGAAAGCGATGATGCCAAGGCCGCCGATCTGGCGACCCTTTTGCTGGAGCAGGCCGAGATTTCCGCTGGCGCGCCGTTGCCCGATCCGGCCGCGTTCGTGCAGCGGATGAACCGGGTGTTGCTGGCGGGCTGA
- a CDS encoding DUF1328 domain-containing protein, with amino-acid sequence MIKWAIIFAVIGLIAGVLGFGGMAGAAMGIAKFLFIAAIVIAVVLFLLGMTVYKKVR; translated from the coding sequence ATGATCAAATGGGCCATCATTTTTGCCGTCATCGGCCTCATCGCAGGCGTGCTCGGCTTCGGCGGAATGGCCGGTGCCGCAATGGGCATCGCCAAGTTCCTGTTCATCGCGGCGATCGTGATCGCGGTCGTGCTGTTCCTGCTGGGAATGACCGTCTACAAAAAGGTCAGGTAG